From the genome of Streptococcus oralis:
ACTGCATCTGCTCCCAATGTCTTATAGGCGCGAATTTCTGCAGGTGTTTCATAAGTCGGACCGGTTACACCGATATAGACACCTTCGTCAAGCTTGATACCAAGTTTCTTAGCCACTTCATGGGCAGTAGCACGATATTCTGGAGTGTAGGCTTTAGACATATCTGGGAAACGTGGACCAAAATCATCCAAGTTTTCACCCATCAATGGGTTCTGCCCCGTCATATTGATATGGTCTGAGATAGCCATCAAGGTACCAGGACCATATCCAATACCTCCAGCTGCATTGGTTACAATGACACCTTCACATCCGAGAACTTTCATCACACGTACTGGGAAAGTCACGACTTCAAGAGGATTTCCCTCATAGAAATGGAAACGACCTTGAAGAGCCAAGACCTGACGCCCTGCAAGTTCACCATATACCAATTTACCAGCGTGCCCAACTACTGTAGAGCGGCCCCAGTTTGGGATATCTGCATAGTCTACTACAATTGGATTTTCGATTTCTTCTGCCAATTCTCCAAGTCCTGATCCAAGGATTAGACCGAACTCAGGCGCTTGGATTCCCTTGTCTTTCAGGAAAGCAGCTGTTTCCTTGATTTTATCTAAAAATGTCATTGTGTGTCTCCTTTATTATTTGTTAACATTTGACCGATTTTGTCAAAGGTTTTTGCATTGCGAATGGTGATATTGCGATAAAAAGGCATCTTGAGCAAGTGCTTGTGATAGGCAGTTGCATAGTAGGATTTTTCAGAGAATTTCCCCCAGAAAATCCCATGTTTTCCAAAATGAACCACTTCATCTTTCAGTTCCAAACTTTCAACTGTCTCAATGACTTGAGCAACATCCAAGCCCTCCGTGTAAAAGAGGACGTCCTTTCGTGCCAAATCTTTGGTCCACCATTCAGGTAGATTTTCAAGTTCCGTTTCAAAATCCTCTTGACTCAGCAAGGAAAAGCTCTGAATAAATGGATAATGGACTGCAAAGAAATCCTCTAACTTTTCAACCAATTGGGCTTTGGAATCTGTCGAAGTAAAGAAAATATTGCCACTGTTGATGTAGGTATCAACTTTTTCCACTCCCAACTCTGTCAGTTCTTGACGAAGTTGCGCCATGACAACCTTATTCTTGCCACCGACATTAATGCCCCTTACCAGTAAAGAATAGCGTTTCATCTTATACCAATTTATCTAAGAAACTTTCCCCAATCATGGCAGTTTCCACACCAAAGTTATCCGCAACTGTTGCTGAGATATCTGCAAAATGCCCAACTGGAATGACACCATTTCCCTTAAAGCTAGGGCTGTATGCTAAAAGTGGAATATATTCACGAGTGTGGTCAGTTCCAGCATAGGTTGGGTCATTTCCGTGGTCCGCAGTAATCAAGAGAAGATCATTTTCTCTCATGGCAGCGATAATTTCAGGCAAGCGTTCATCAAACTCATGCAAGCAATCACGGTAGCCATGAGCATTGCGGCGGTGTCCATAAAGGGCATCAAAGTCCACCAAGTTTGTGAAAGAGAATCCTTTTTCAAACTCAGCAAGTCCCATAGTCTTCAATAATGTATCAATTCCATGGCTGTTTGACTTGTTGTGGCCCATGTCATGATTGATACCAGCGCCATTAAAGATATCGTTGATTTTACCAACAGCGTAAGTATCGATACCTGCTTCGTTCAATTTATCTAAAACGGTTGGTGCAAATGGAGATACAGCCAAGTCACGACGGTTTGCTGTACGAGTGAAATTACCTGGTTCACCAACATATGGACGGGCAATGATACGACCTAGAAGGGCAGGACGCTCAAGGGTAATCGAACGAGCGTATTCACAAATACGATAAAGTTCATCTAAAGGAATGATATCTTCGTGGGCAGCAATTTGCAAAACAGGGTCAGCTGAAGTATAGATAATCAACTCCCCAGTTTCCATCTGACGAGGTCCGAAATCATCGATAACAGCAGTTCCTGAGTACGGTTTATTAGCTTCACGAATGACCTTGCGTCCTGAAAATTCTTCGATCTTTGTCAGAATTTCTTCTGGGAATCCGTTCCAGAAAGTATCGAAAGGCTCGGTAATATTGAGTCCCATGATTTCCCAGTGTCCAGTCATGGTGTCCTTACCTAGAGATACTTCTTCCAATTTTGTTGCATAACCTGTTGGATTGCTTTCAGCTGGTACAGTCTTCAGCGGCGTTTCGCGAGGAATATTTCCTAGACCGATTTTAGCCATGTTTGGCACATTCAAACCAACTGTTTTTGAAATGTGTCCCAGTGTGTCAGAAGCTCCATCTGGAACTCCTGCATTGACAAAGTTATTGGCATCCGGCGCAGCACCGATTCCCACAGAATCCAGTACCACCAAGTGAATACGATTAAATTTTGACATAGTGTATCTCCTTATTATGTTGATTAGTTTGCTTTTGTTGAAGTTAAAATCTGAACCCCATCTCGTCCCGCTACGATGACCTTATCCACCATTTGGTTAAACAAGCCGTGCTCTACGACACCAACGACATGGTCCAATTCTTGCCCGAAGGCAATTGGATCTTCAATGACATCCAAAGCTAGGTCAATGATAAAGTTCTGCATATCGGTCACAAAACGTTGGCCGTCTTTTTCACGGAAACTTGGTTTATAGCCAGCTCGCTCAAACCGACGAAAGACCTGTTCTGCACCATACTGAACCACTTCTACTGGCAATTTAAAAGCACCTAGTTTCTCTACCAGTTTGCTTTCATCTACCACCCAAATGTATTCTTTTGAGGGCGTTGCGACAACCTTCTCCATCAGAAGGGCACCACCACCGCCTTTAATCCCGTTAAACTGGCTATCTACTTCATCCGCCCCGTCAACCGTCACATCGACAAAGTCTACTTGATCAATCGACTTGAGCGGGATGTTAAGACCTTCAGCCTGTTTACTGGTCACACTGGAAGTCGTTACAGCAGTAATCTGCAAACCTTCTTCCTTAATCCGACGGCCAATTTCTTCTACGAAATAGTAGGCAGTTGATCCAGTACCGAGTCCAACAACCATGCCATCCTTGACAAACTCAGCAGCCTTGATACCTGCCATCTTTTTCAGATTCTCCACTTAAACACCTCCATTAAAGAGCTACTTTTATTATAACATGTATCCGTTTTTATTTCATGAATACACTTGAAAAACCCGAACGTTTTTATTTCGGGTTTTGGTGTCCTATTTAACCATATCAGGATCGTAATCATAGAATCCTGTGTCGAGGAAACGGTTTTTAGGGTGTAACTTGCGCACTTCCTCATCTAACAAGAAAGCTTGGTCATGGCCGAAATTCCCCTCTTGGATCAAGCCACGCGCTTGAATAAAGAGTTTAGCAATCTCTACAAAATTCTGACCTGGGGTGTAAAGTCCCTCAAGTTTCCAGTGAGTAAAACCATGCTCCACCAATTCTGTCAATTTGGTCATCAAATCAAGGTCGTTATTTGCAAAGATGTGGGTACCATGATTATCTTCAAAGATAGAGTAATGACTCTCTGGATCACTTGGTTCAGCCAAGAAGAGGTCACGTTTACGTGTCTTTTCATCATCGATGTGCGTGAAGTTATAGTAGTTTTGCAAGAGCGGACGCTTAGAATGGTGAATGACACTAGCCCCATAAACCAATACTTCAGCAGGAATTTCCAAAATCTCAGGCATCTTGAAGAGTTCAGCAGATGGAATTTCACGCGCCAAAACCGCCTCAGATGCGCCAGCCTTTTGACCCCAGAAGTTAATTTGACGACTACTTGTTACCATGGTTGAAGCATCGTAAATGGTTTTAAAGGAATAGCCATCACGGTTTACCACGTAAAAGACACCTGCATCCCCAACAGTAATATAGTCTGTCTTGATTTCTTCCAAGAAGTCTAGGAAAGGCTTGATACGGTCCATCATATCTTGGTGCATGAGGGCATTAACCGCAACAATCAATTCTTTGCCTGCTTCATGAACGAGATTAGCGATGGTGCGTAACTCTTCATAACTAAAGGTCGTTGGCAGACGAAGACCAAAATCTTTTTCACCGACGTAGATACGGTCTACGCCAGCTTCGAGTAGTTGTTCAACTTGTTCAATACTTTCAGCAGTTGCTGTAATGATAATCTTTTCCATAAGAAAAATTATACCACATTTCTCAAAAATCAGCTATGGTTACTGAGAGTTTCACAAAAAGTTAAACTTGTTTCTATCTTTCCCAATCAAAAAAGTGAACAGTAACTTGTACCATTCACTCTATTTTATGCATGTGTTTCTTCAACTAGGTGGCCATCGTTCATGACATAAATACGATCAACCTTATCAAGAAGACGAGTGTCATGCGTAATCATAACAACTCCTCTACCTTGTTCATGGGCAATGGCAGCCAGCATCTCCGTTACTTGGTAGGCACGCTCAGTGTCAAGACTGGCTGTCGGCTCATCTGCAAGCACAATGCTTGGATTGTTATAGAGCGCTCTAGCAATCGCGGCACGCTGACGTTCGCCACCCGATAGAGCTTTGGGATAATGATTTTGAACTTTTTCCAAATCCAACAAGTCAAACAGCTCTTTTCGGTCACTTTTACTATTTTTTCCCTTATCTAGTCTGTCTATCAAATCCAGCTGTTCCTTGACCGTTAGAAAAGGAATTAAGTTTGAAGCCTGGAGAATGAAACCAAACTCTCTAAAACGGAGATCTGTTTTTTCCTTCTCCGTCAAACTGCCTGTTTCCTTCCCTTTGACTAGAATCTTTCCACTCGAAGCTTCCTGTAGTTGTCCTAGAGTTGTTAGAAAGGTCGTCTTGCCAGAGCCAGAAGGCCCAACGATAGCTACGAACTCTCCCGCATTTAGCTGAAAATTCGTCTCATGCAGGGCTACGACTCTCATCTTTCCTTCCCCGTAGGTTTTTGTCACTTGATTCATTTCTATCAATGCTGTCATACTATTCTCCTTATCATTCTGCAATTGCAGTAATCGGGTCCACCTTTAGTAAGCGTGGAAGTGAAATGACACCACCTAGAAGGGCCATCAAGGAAATTACCAAGCTTAGGACAGAGTAGGCTATCCAACTTGGATAGAAAAAGAAGGTAGCTGGTAAGACTAAAATCACTCCTCCGATTGCCAGCAAGGCTAAAGCAATCCCCATACCAGACAAAAGGAAGATTTGACAGAACAGAGACCATACAATGGTTTTGATCTGTATTCCCTGAGCTCGCATTATTCCATAAAGGCCTAGTTTTTGGATGGTAATGATATAAACAAAAATACCCACAATCAAGCCTGTGATGACAATCATAGCAAGAATCATTCCTGAAAATACATTCACCTGAGGTGTGTAACCAGGAATTTTCGAAATCATTTTTGGAATGGAAATCTGTTTCAGTCCATCGCCAGCCACTTCTATATCATTTTTCAATACCAAGGCAGAGATGGAACGATTGGCTTTCAAGGTTCCTTGTAAGGTCCAATAAGTCGTCAGACTCGTAAAGACAACAGGCTCAGTGAAAAATTTATTTCCTTGAGTCAAGCCTACGATCTTGTAACTCTCTTCGCTTCCATTGAGCTGAATGGCATCACCTAGCTTCATCCCATAGTTCTCAAAAGACTGATCCACGACAACCTCATCATCTCCTTCAGGATAACGCCCCTCCGTCAAACTTGGAGAGATAAATGCGTCCCAGTCTTGAGCAAAAATGGAAACATTGACCTTTTCACTACCATCGACTAGATTGGTTACAGCGAACATATAGCCCAATGGAGCAGCCTCTTCAGAACTCTTATCCTTGTAGTCCTTTTCAGGAATAAAGGATGCCGTCAAATTATCATTTGCGTAGTCAGATAAAACCACCCCCGTCGCTTGCCAATTATCAATAGCTGCTCGGTTGTTTCGCACAAGACCGAGAGCTAGACTAGTCATAAAAAAGACCATAAAAGCGATAAGAAAAATGGTCGTTAAGATCAAACTATATCGAAGTTTGTTTCGCAATATCTCTTTGATAGCAAGATACATGCTTATCTCCTTTTACTTTTCCCAGAGGTAGCAAGAATGCCACCCAGTCCAATAGACAGAATCTCTGTCTTATCATCCATTCAAAACAACTCCTACCAACACTCTTCAAAAGTATCCAGGTAGCAACTTAACAAATCATCTTAGGAAAAAGCCTCAGCTTGCTATCAATTTATATAAGTTATCCTTTCCTTTCTTAGTATATTTATAATAGAGAAGGTCAGGTCATCTGTTTTAAGTGTAACATCCATGCTATCATTTTCCCTTGTAGGTGTCAAGAGAGCGACTTAGAAGTTGATAAGAGACTTTAGTAGTTTTGTAACAATTCTGTAATAATTCTCTGCATAAAAAATGATAAAATAGTTATGTACTGTTAAGGAGAGAATCATGTCCGCAAGAAAACTAGAAGCTTATGAGTTTGAACAAGCTCCCGAATCGAATCAAACTCCGCTTTACCAAGATTACACACCTGAAGCCCCAGTCGGCCCTAACCTAAAAGAGATTTTATTTTTTGTAAATATCGCTTGTTTCTGTATTTTTATGGCACTGTTTAGTTTTATCTTTTTAGCCTTAAAATTGAACACAGCTTTATCCTTTAT
Proteins encoded in this window:
- a CDS encoding purine-nucleoside phosphorylase codes for the protein MTFLDKIKETAAFLKDKGIQAPEFGLILGSGLGELAEEIENPIVVDYADIPNWGRSTVVGHAGKLVYGELAGRQVLALQGRFHFYEGNPLEVVTFPVRVMKVLGCEGVIVTNAAGGIGYGPGTLMAISDHINMTGQNPLMGENLDDFGPRFPDMSKAYTPEYRATAHEVAKKLGIKLDEGVYIGVTGPTYETPAEIRAYKTLGADAVGMSTVPEVIVAAHSGLKVLGISCITNHAAGFQEELNHEEVVEVTERVKGDFKGLLKAILAEL
- a CDS encoding DUF1697 domain-containing protein translates to MKRYSLLVRGINVGGKNKVVMAQLRQELTELGVEKVDTYINSGNIFFTSTDSKAQLVEKLEDFFAVHYPFIQSFSLLSQEDFETELENLPEWWTKDLARKDVLFYTEGLDVAQVIETVESLELKDEVVHFGKHGIFWGKFSEKSYYATAYHKHLLKMPFYRNITIRNAKTFDKIGQMLTNNKGDTQ
- a CDS encoding phosphopentomutase, with translation MSKFNRIHLVVLDSVGIGAAPDANNFVNAGVPDGASDTLGHISKTVGLNVPNMAKIGLGNIPRETPLKTVPAESNPTGYATKLEEVSLGKDTMTGHWEIMGLNITEPFDTFWNGFPEEILTKIEEFSGRKVIREANKPYSGTAVIDDFGPRQMETGELIIYTSADPVLQIAAHEDIIPLDELYRICEYARSITLERPALLGRIIARPYVGEPGNFTRTANRRDLAVSPFAPTVLDKLNEAGIDTYAVGKINDIFNGAGINHDMGHNKSNSHGIDTLLKTMGLAEFEKGFSFTNLVDFDALYGHRRNAHGYRDCLHEFDERLPEIIAAMRENDLLLITADHGNDPTYAGTDHTREYIPLLAYSPSFKGNGVIPVGHFADISATVADNFGVETAMIGESFLDKLV
- the rpiA gene encoding ribose-5-phosphate isomerase RpiA, with the translated sequence MENLKKMAGIKAAEFVKDGMVVGLGTGSTAYYFVEEIGRRIKEEGLQITAVTTSSVTSKQAEGLNIPLKSIDQVDFVDVTVDGADEVDSQFNGIKGGGGALLMEKVVATPSKEYIWVVDESKLVEKLGAFKLPVEVVQYGAEQVFRRFERAGYKPSFREKDGQRFVTDMQNFIIDLALDVIEDPIAFGQELDHVVGVVEHGLFNQMVDKVIVAGRDGVQILTSTKAN
- a CDS encoding peptidase U32 family protein, producing MEKIIITATAESIEQVEQLLEAGVDRIYVGEKDFGLRLPTTFSYEELRTIANLVHEAGKELIVAVNALMHQDMMDRIKPFLDFLEEIKTDYITVGDAGVFYVVNRDGYSFKTIYDASTMVTSSRQINFWGQKAGASEAVLAREIPSAELFKMPEILEIPAEVLVYGASVIHHSKRPLLQNYYNFTHIDDEKTRKRDLFLAEPSDPESHYSIFEDNHGTHIFANNDLDLMTKLTELVEHGFTHWKLEGLYTPGQNFVEIAKLFIQARGLIQEGNFGHDQAFLLDEEVRKLHPKNRFLDTGFYDYDPDMVK
- a CDS encoding ABC transporter ATP-binding protein, producing MTALIEMNQVTKTYGEGKMRVVALHETNFQLNAGEFVAIVGPSGSGKTTFLTTLGQLQEASSGKILVKGKETGSLTEKEKTDLRFREFGFILQASNLIPFLTVKEQLDLIDRLDKGKNSKSDRKELFDLLDLEKVQNHYPKALSGGERQRAAIARALYNNPSIVLADEPTASLDTERAYQVTEMLAAIAHEQGRGVVMITHDTRLLDKVDRIYVMNDGHLVEETHA
- a CDS encoding ABC transporter permease gives rise to the protein MYLAIKEILRNKLRYSLILTTIFLIAFMVFFMTSLALGLVRNNRAAIDNWQATGVVLSDYANDNLTASFIPEKDYKDKSSEEAAPLGYMFAVTNLVDGSEKVNVSIFAQDWDAFISPSLTEGRYPEGDDEVVVDQSFENYGMKLGDAIQLNGSEESYKIVGLTQGNKFFTEPVVFTSLTTYWTLQGTLKANRSISALVLKNDIEVAGDGLKQISIPKMISKIPGYTPQVNVFSGMILAMIVITGLIVGIFVYIITIQKLGLYGIMRAQGIQIKTIVWSLFCQIFLLSGMGIALALLAIGGVILVLPATFFFYPSWIAYSVLSLVISLMALLGGVISLPRLLKVDPITAIAE
- a CDS encoding DUF3270 domain-containing protein, with amino-acid sequence MSARKLEAYEFEQAPESNQTPLYQDYTPEAPVGPNLKEILFFVNIACFCIFMALFSFIFLALKLNTALSFIAAMGLSFALLQLQRKIIKRKFSK